The genomic stretch TCCCCCCCacaaatttggttgtgcatcagcagtttctctCTTGTTAAGTCAGTCACTGATAagtcagtcaattagcccatgtcagcaaaacaTTTATTAGATTGCCAAGTTAGTTTtgtggccagctatctaaacttgttatcTTAGTCCAATTACTGGCAggtccccattgattttgttagtcattttCACTCAGATATGATATTAAAAACTGAAAACATATCTCTCTGCCCCATTGCAAAAATTGTAGAATTGCAGCATACTTGATTTAAAACttcaacattttctctacaccccatggtaaaatgtgtagaattgcacaaaATTAACAAACGTAAAAAAAATCATTTCCGCTGTCAAgcggggccactaaaatgtgtgtgtggggtggggtgaCACCATCTTcgagctgatggcgaaactcccACGAGCAACCTGGTCATTCAAGATTAGTTAAGATATTTTGTGGGAGCAATTTCAGAGCGGTTAGTAAGAGTCAACACAACTCACCTGATCCACACACCACAAAGATGAAGAGCGCCAACAGCCAGGGTCCCACGGCCACCTTATCATCCTGAGGGTTTCTCTGTGAAACCAAATACAGTACACGTCATGCTATCATGTCAAAAGCAACCCGTACCAAAAAaaattgcagttttgaaactgcagaaAATGTAGaagactgtggtattttggacgcaatAACAGCAAACGTCAAACATGTATACGTCTAAAAACCTTAATCAGAAACATACAGCggtttaaataaaaatgtaactCAACTTCACATGATGTTAAAATTTACTTTAATGGATACTATTACAGCTGACCAAAGATTGACAGCATGAACTGTTGGCACATGGGCTAGGAACCTTGATATatgtgaatgtaaaaaaaaaactaccAAACAATCACGCAATTAAGCGTTCACTTTTGACCAATTTACGTAACGTTAACATATTCCTTAACACGTTCCCAAACCGAAAGAAAATGGTTAAAATGTTACCGTGGACTTGGCTACGTTGCCTCTTTGCGTGATATTCTTGCTGTGTTTTTCGTTGGCCATACGAATCCTCTGTTTGGCGACCATCTTCCAAATAAGTAGGTTATTATTAATTTTTACAACAAATTAGGAATGTGAGTGATGTACTGCTGGCTCTAGTCTAGAGTACCCAGTTTTTCAAAAGGAAGAATAAAAGCAGTGCAAATGTCTACGTATACAAATCTTAACCCCGCCCACACAGGAAGACCGCATTTCGAACTTGCAATGTTTACTTGGTATATCTTTCCGCCGCCCACGGTGTGGCAATATAGTTCTTCCTACTTCGATCATTCCACAGTAGCACTTACAATACTGCCTTTGCTAGTGCAGTTTCGGTCCGTGTGCTTATGGATAATTCCTATTTCCTTGACCAGGTCCACAATTCTAGTGCTTCAACTATTTCGACTTTGATGTAGTAAAAACAAACCTAATGCACTTGACTTGGAtggtatttagtattttattaggatccccattagctgttacaaaagcagcagctactcttcctggggtccatacaaaacatgaaacatgacataatacagaacattaatagacaagatcAGGACATAACTACATCaattaaaaaatacattttttaaaaggcacacatagcctacatatcaatacatacacacaaactatctaggtcaaataggggagaggcgttgtgccttgaggtgttgctttatctgttaaaaaaaaaaagtgttctgttcatttgagcaatgcATTGACAATGGCAATTTCATTTCAGATTCAGATTTCAGTACTGTCTTTATTCTTGTATAGAGGGAAATGTAAGGTAGGGTAATGATTCCCAAACAAACAATGATCAGAATTtacaaatatactgaacaaaaatataaagtgttggtcccatgtttcatgagctgaaataaaagatcccagaatttgtccatacccacaaaaagcttatttctctcaaattgtgtgcacaactttgtctacatccctgttagtgaacatttcttctttgccaagataatccatccacctgacaagtgtggcatatcaagaagctgattaaacagcatgattgttacacaggtgcaccttgtgctggggacaataaaaggccactctaaaatgtgcagttttgtcacacaacacaatgcctcagatgtctcaagttttgagggagcgtgcaattggcatgctgactgcaggattgtccaccagagctgttgccagattatttaatgttaatttccctaccataagccgcctccaacgtcattttagagaatttggcagtacgtccaaccagcctcacaaccgcagaccatgtgtaaccacgccagctcaggacctccacaacCGGCTTCTTGAccagcgggatcatctgagaccagccacctggacagctgatgaaactgaggagtatttctgtctgtaataaagcccttttgtggggaaaaactaattctgattggctgggcctggatcccaagtgggtgggcctatgccctcccaggcccacccatggctgcacctctGCCCAGGCATGtgtaatccatagattagggcctaatgaatttatttcaattgactgatttccttatatgaactgtaactcagtaacattGTTGAAAttgatgcgtttatatttttgttaagtatacagtgcattcggaaagtattcagaccgcttgactctttccacatttagttaaattacagccttattctaaaattgatttaaatagtttttccccccctcatcaatctacacacaataccccataatgacaaagcaaaacaggtttttagaaatgtttacacatttataaaaataaaaaaaatacggaaatattacatttacataagtattcagaacctttattcagtactttgttgaagcacctttggcagcaattacagccttgagtcttcttgggtatgaagctccaagcttggcaaacctgtatttggggagtttctcccattcttctctgcagatcctctcaagctctgtcaggttggatggggagcatcactgctattttcaggtctctccagagatgttcaatccggttcaagtccgggctctggctgggacactcaaggacattcagagacttgtcccgaagccacttttgcgttgtcttggctgtgtgcttagggtcgttgtcctgttggaaggtgaaccttcgccctagtctgaggtcctgagcactctggagcaggttttcatcaaggatctctctgtactttgctccgttcatctttccctcggtcctgactagtctcccagtccctgccgctgaaaaacacccccacagcatgatgctaccaccaccatgcttcaccgtagggatggtgccaggtttcctccagacgtgacacttagcattcaggccaaagagttcaatcttggtttcatcagaccagagaatcttgtttctcatggtctgagagtcctttaggtgccttttggcaaattccaagcgggctgttatgtaccttttactgaggagtggcttccgtctggccactctaccataaaggcctgattggtagagggCTGCaaagattgttgtccttctggaaggttcatccatctccacagaggaactctggagctctgtcagagagatcatcaggtttttggtcacctcactgaccaaggcccttctcccccgattgctcagtttgaccgggcggtcagctctaggaagagtcttgttggttccaaacttcttccatttaagaatgatggaggccactgtgttcttggggaccttcaatgatgcaaaAATCTTttggacccttccccagatctgtgcctcgccacaatcctgtctcggcactCTATCTacagttccttcgacc from Coregonus clupeaformis isolate EN_2021a chromosome 21, ASM2061545v1, whole genome shotgun sequence encodes the following:
- the LOC121535074 gene encoding stress-associated endoplasmic reticulum protein 1, with protein sequence MVAKQRIRMANEKHSKNITQRGNVAKSTRNPQDDKVAVGPWLLALFIFVVCGSAIFQIIQSIRMGM